The Panicum virgatum strain AP13 chromosome 5K, P.virgatum_v5, whole genome shotgun sequence genome has a window encoding:
- the LOC120710706 gene encoding germin-like protein 1-2 — protein MASAARSSLALRALLLLAAAVAGALSDPTPLQDFCVADPQGACKPPSAVVDDDFFSAAIASAASTANPFGANSTRATVSTFPGLNTLGVSITRVDLAPGGLNPPHSHPRASELVMVLSGEVMVGFTSSANRLYSKVVRENELFVVPRGLQHFQLNTGAGDAVFLAMFDSQSPGVVTPTFAMFSTKPAMPMEVLTKTFLMGEDEVSAMKSKFAGF, from the coding sequence ATGGCTTCCGCTGCTCGCTCCTCTCTCGCGCTCcgagcgctgctgctgctcgcggcggccgtcgccggcgcgctcTCGGACCCGACGCCGCTCCAGGACTTTTGCGTGGCGGACCCGCAGGGGGCGTGCAAGCCGCCGTCCGCCGTGGTGGACGACGACTTCTTCTCCGCCGCCATCGCGTCCGCGGCCAGCACCGCGAACCCGTTCGGCGCCAACTCCACGCGCGCCACCGTGTCCACGTTCCCGGGGCTCAACACGCTGGGCGTCTCCATCACGCGCGTCGACCTCGCGCCGGGCGGCCTCAACCCGCCGCACTCGCACCCGCGCGCCTCCGAGCTCGTCATGGTGCTCAGCGGCGAGGTCATGGTCGGCTTCACGTCGTCGGCCAACCGCCTCTACTCCAAGGTGGTCAGGGAGAACGAGCTCTTCGTCGTGCCCCGCGGCTTGCAGCACTTCCAGCTCaacaccggcgccggcgacgccgtgTTCCTGGCCATGTTCGACAGCCAGTCGCCCGGCGTGGTCACGCCCACGTTCGCCATGTTCTCAACCAAGCCGGCCATGCCCATGGAGGTGCTCACCAAGACGTTCCTCATGGGCGAGGACGAGGTCAGCGCCATGAAATCCAAGTTCGCCGGCTTCTGA